From a region of the Hippopotamus amphibius kiboko isolate mHipAmp2 chromosome 3, mHipAmp2.hap2, whole genome shotgun sequence genome:
- the ATL3 gene encoding atlastin-3 — MLSPQRAVAAASGGAGDAMESGKPGPVQVVLVQKDQHSFELEEKALASILLQDHIRDLDVVVVSVAGAFRKGKSFFLDFMLRYLYLQKEGGHSNWLGDPEEPLTGFSWRGGSDPETTGIQIWSEVFTVEKPDGKKVAVVLMDTQGAFDSQSTVKDCATIFALSTMTSSVQIYNLSQNIQEDDLQQLQLFTEYGRLAMDEIFQKPFQTLMFLVRDWSFPYEYNYGLQGGMSFLEKRLQVKEHQHEEIQNVRNHIHSCFSSVTCFLLPHPGLQVATSPEFDGKLKDIASEFKEQLQTLIPYVLNPANLMEKEINGSKVTCRGLLEYFKAYIKIYQGEDLPHPKSMLQATAEANNLAAAASAKDVYYNNMEEVCGGDKPYLSPDILEEKHCEFKQLALDHFKKIKKMGGKDFSLRYQQELEEEIQELYENFCKHNGSKNVFGTFRTPAVLFTGIVALYIASGLTGFIGLEVVAQLFNCMVGLLLIALLTWGYIRYSGQYRELGSAIDSGAAYVLEQATSHIGNSTHAAVKDAVVGRPPENKKAQ; from the exons ATGTTGTCCCCTCAGCGAGCGGTAGCGGCTGCATCGGGAGGAGCAG GTGATGCTATGGAGAGTGGAAAGCCTGGTCCAGTGCAGGTTGTTTTGGTTCAGAAAGACCAACATTCTTTTGAGCTAGAAGAGAAAGCCTTGGCCAGCATCCTCTTACAGGACCACATCCGAGACCTTGATGTGGTGGTGGTGTCAGTGGCTGGTGCCTTCCGAAAGGGCAAGTCCTTCTTTCTGGACTTTATGCTACGATACTTATATTTACAG AAGGAAGGTGGCCATTCAAATTGGTTGGGTGACCCAGAAGAACCGTTAACAGGGTTTTCTTGGAGAGGGGGCTCTGACCCAGAAACCACTGGGATTCAGATCTGGAGTGAGGTTTTCACTGTGGAGAAGCCAGATGGGAAGAag gTTGCAGTTGTTCTGATGGATACCCAGGGGGCATTTGACAGCCAGTCCACTGTGAAAGATTGTGCTACCATCTTTGCTCTAAGTACCATGACTAGTTCTGTTCAG atttatAATTTGTCCCAGAACATTCAGGAAGATGATCTTCAACAGCTACAG CTCTTCACAGAATATGGTCGTCTGGCGATGGATGAAATTTTCCAAAAACCCTTCCAG ACACTGATGTTTCTGGTTCGAGACTGGAGTTTCCCTTACGAATACAACTATGGACTACAGGGAGGAATGTCGTTTTTGGAAAAGCGTCTGCAG GTGAAAGAGCATCAACATGAAGAAATTCAGAATGTCCGAAATCACATTCACTCATGTTTCTCCAGCGTCACCTGTTTTCTGCTACCACATCCAGGACTCCAGGTGGCCACAAGCCCTGAATTTGATGGCAAATTGAAAG ATATTGCCAGTGAATTCAAAGAGCAGTTACAGACACTGATTCCATATGTACTAAACCCAGCTAACTTAATGGAAAAGGAGATCAATGGCTCAAAAGTCACCTGTCGGGGGCTATTGGAGTATTTTAAG GCATATATTAAAATTTACCAAGGAGAAGATCTGCCTCACCCCAAATCCATGCTTCAG gcCACCGCTGAAGCCAACAATTTAGCAGCTGCAGCCTCTGCCAAGGACGTTTATTATAACAACATGGAAGAG GTTTGTGGAGGAGACAAACCTTATTTGTCTCCAGACATTCTAGAGGAGAAGCACTGTGAGTTCAAACAACTTGCTCTGGACCattttaagaagataaaaaagatgGGTGGGAAGGATTTTAGCCTTCGTTAccagcaggagctggaggaggagatcCAGGAGCTCTATGAGAACTTCTGCAAGCACAATGGTAGCAAGAACGTCTTCGGCACCTTCCGAACCCCCGCAGTGCTCTTCACAGGCATTGTGGCTTTGTACATAGCCTCAGGCCTCACTGGCTTTATTGGTCTTGAGGTGGTGGCCCAGCTGTTCAACTGTATGGTTGGACTGCTGTTAATAGCACTTCTCACCTGGGGCTACATCAGGTACTCTGGTCAGTATCGCGAGCTGGGCAGCGCTATCGATTCCGGGGCAGCGTATGTATTAGAGCAG GCCACTTCTCACATTGGTAATTCCACTCATGCTGCTGTGAAGGATGCAGTTGTTGGGAGACCACCTGAGAATAAAAAAGCTCAGTAG